The following are encoded in a window of Kitasatospora sp. NBC_01250 genomic DNA:
- a CDS encoding DUF2637 domain-containing protein, whose amino-acid sequence MARPSLTRAHRVLLGLVAVGACLISGIGFAGSYSAVRELALHKGFGNFAYAFPIGVDAGIVVLLALDLVLTWLRIPFPLLRQTAWLLTVATIAFNAAASWGDPLGMGMHAVIPVLFVVVVEASRHAVGRIAAISADRHMESVRLMRWILSPVPTFRLWRRMKLWELRSYDEVVRLEQNRLVYRAQLRFRYGRGWRRSAPIQALLPLKLAKYGVPLDVGLLDRIDPPVVPAAAAAATATPTAERAVGQASVEVPPVSAAVAVPTLAKLAAARWRDGQNAQDPQEAAASPAGAEAPARPARPVTALRDIRAAVGQQEAAPHPVAETIPDAARPAGQRSPWFKAPAGAQPRPAQPHLQQQPQQQAPRPPQQRSQEPVAQQMPPQQRQPQPQQTQHQQPQPEPQPAPAQAQQRVEPQADGRSEHAHAGETAVPATAPVVAEAEPLPVAEAPVEEFPVPVAPAPEPAMDVFAPRVRAQNRPEAPAGAAAPNPAQAQAPEGEPASHAQQLTVDLAVEALVAYQDAYGHEPDEGRLADFLFTQYGVSGKRPGAPVSQSEIRRILPELRDRYATLGRE is encoded by the coding sequence ATGGCACGTCCATCCCTTACCCGCGCGCACCGCGTGCTGCTTGGCTTGGTGGCGGTCGGCGCCTGTCTGATCTCCGGCATCGGCTTTGCCGGGTCGTACTCGGCAGTGCGTGAGTTGGCCCTGCACAAGGGCTTCGGCAACTTCGCCTACGCGTTCCCGATCGGCGTGGACGCCGGCATCGTGGTGCTGCTCGCGCTCGACCTGGTGCTGACCTGGCTGCGCATACCGTTCCCGCTGCTGCGTCAGACGGCCTGGCTGCTCACGGTGGCCACCATCGCGTTCAACGCGGCGGCTTCCTGGGGCGATCCGCTCGGGATGGGCATGCACGCGGTGATCCCCGTGCTCTTCGTCGTGGTGGTCGAGGCCTCGCGGCACGCGGTCGGGCGCATTGCGGCCATCTCGGCCGACCGCCATATGGAATCCGTCCGGCTGATGCGCTGGATACTCTCGCCGGTGCCGACCTTCCGGCTCTGGCGACGGATGAAGCTCTGGGAGCTCCGGTCCTACGACGAGGTCGTGCGGCTGGAGCAGAATCGTCTGGTCTACCGCGCGCAGCTGCGCTTCCGGTACGGCCGGGGCTGGCGGCGTTCGGCGCCGATCCAGGCGCTGCTGCCGCTCAAGCTGGCCAAGTACGGCGTGCCGCTGGACGTTGGTCTGCTGGACCGGATCGATCCGCCTGTCGTGCCGGCTGCCGCTGCCGCTGCCACCGCGACGCCGACCGCGGAGCGGGCGGTGGGGCAGGCATCGGTGGAGGTTCCGCCGGTGTCGGCGGCAGTTGCGGTGCCCACGCTCGCGAAGCTGGCCGCCGCACGTTGGCGGGACGGGCAGAACGCGCAGGATCCACAGGAGGCCGCGGCGTCTCCGGCGGGGGCCGAAGCCCCGGCGCGGCCGGCCCGGCCGGTGACCGCACTGCGGGACATCCGCGCGGCGGTCGGGCAGCAGGAGGCTGCTCCGCACCCCGTCGCCGAGACGATTCCGGACGCGGCGCGTCCCGCCGGGCAGCGGTCCCCGTGGTTCAAGGCGCCGGCAGGCGCTCAGCCCCGGCCGGCACAGCCGCACCTCCAGCAGCAGCCTCAGCAGCAGGCACCGCGCCCGCCGCAGCAGCGGTCGCAGGAGCCGGTGGCGCAGCAGATGCCCCCTCAGCAGCGGCAGCCACAGCCCCAGCAGACCCAACATCAGCAGCCCCAGCCCGAACCGCAGCCGGCTCCCGCCCAGGCCCAGCAGCGCGTCGAGCCGCAGGCCGACGGCCGGTCCGAGCATGCGCACGCCGGCGAGACCGCCGTTCCGGCGACCGCGCCCGTGGTGGCCGAGGCCGAGCCGCTGCCGGTGGCGGAGGCCCCGGTGGAGGAGTTCCCGGTCCCGGTGGCCCCCGCTCCGGAGCCCGCGATGGACGTCTTCGCCCCGAGGGTCCGCGCCCAGAACCGGCCGGAGGCCCCTGCCGGTGCCGCCGCCCCGAATCCCGCCCAGGCCCAAGCCCCCGAGGGTGAGCCGGCCTCGCACGCCCAGCAGTTGACGGTGGATCTGGCCGTCGAGGCCCTGGTCGCCTACCAGGACGCGTACGGGCACGAGCCCGACGAGGGCCGGCTGGCCGACTTCCTCTTCACGCAGTACGGCGTCAGCGGCAAGCGCCCGGGCGCCCCGGTGAGTCAGAGCGAGATCCGCCGGATCCTGCCGGAGCTGCGGGACCGCTACGCGACGCTCGGTCGCGAGTAG
- a CDS encoding DUF6986 family protein, which produces MSQAEPGGATAADAPVESLTFSAAARAAVDALLGPVDAELAARYPGEPASRQPVHTVYVPADVFAADTVAEWGRQALEVLDTHAGTPAELAEALGLPTDELITEVHARVRAKLQREPVEDLRIDFEDGYGPRPDAEEDAAAVRAARLVSAAVADGTAPPYLGIRIKCMEAAVRDRGIRTLELFLATLLEDGRELPAGLVLTLPKVTYPAQVTALVRLLEDFERRAGLPAGRIGFEIQIETTQAILGPDGRATVALLIEAAEGRATGLHYGTFDYSASCGVSAAYQSMDHPVADHAKAVMQVAAAGTGVRLSDGSTNVIPTGSHEQVAAAWRLHHTLVRRSLARAYYQGWDMHPAHLPTRYAAVYAFYREGLAAAAARLAAYVAKAGGDVMDEPATAKALSGYLLRGLDCGAVDLAEVTALTGLDRGQLDALSGR; this is translated from the coding sequence ATGTCGCAGGCCGAGCCGGGCGGTGCCACCGCAGCCGACGCACCCGTGGAGAGCCTGACCTTCTCCGCCGCCGCCCGCGCCGCCGTGGACGCGCTCCTCGGCCCGGTCGACGCCGAACTCGCCGCCCGCTACCCGGGCGAGCCCGCCAGCCGCCAGCCGGTCCACACCGTCTACGTCCCGGCCGACGTCTTCGCCGCCGACACCGTGGCCGAGTGGGGCCGTCAGGCACTGGAGGTGCTGGACACCCACGCCGGGACGCCGGCCGAGCTGGCCGAGGCGCTCGGGCTGCCGACCGACGAGCTGATCACCGAGGTGCACGCCAGGGTCCGGGCCAAGCTGCAGCGCGAGCCGGTCGAGGACCTGCGGATCGATTTCGAGGACGGCTACGGCCCGCGCCCGGACGCGGAGGAGGACGCCGCGGCGGTGCGCGCGGCCCGGCTGGTCAGCGCGGCGGTGGCCGACGGCACCGCGCCGCCGTACCTCGGGATCCGGATCAAGTGTATGGAGGCCGCGGTCCGCGACCGGGGCATCCGCACCCTGGAGCTCTTCCTGGCCACCCTGCTGGAGGACGGGCGCGAGCTGCCGGCGGGCCTGGTCCTCACCCTGCCCAAGGTGACCTACCCGGCACAGGTGACGGCCCTGGTCCGGCTGCTGGAGGACTTCGAGCGGCGGGCCGGGCTGCCCGCGGGGCGGATCGGATTCGAGATCCAGATCGAGACCACCCAGGCGATCCTGGGCCCCGACGGCCGGGCCACCGTCGCGCTGCTGATCGAGGCGGCCGAGGGCCGGGCCACCGGCCTGCACTACGGCACCTTCGACTACAGCGCCTCCTGCGGTGTGAGCGCCGCCTACCAGAGCATGGACCACCCGGTGGCCGACCACGCGAAGGCCGTCATGCAGGTGGCCGCGGCCGGTACCGGGGTCCGGCTGTCGGACGGTTCCACCAACGTGATCCCGACCGGGTCGCACGAGCAGGTGGCCGCCGCCTGGCGACTGCACCACACGCTGGTCCGGCGCTCACTGGCCCGCGCCTACTACCAGGGCTGGGACATGCACCCGGCCCACCTGCCGACCCGGTACGCGGCGGTCTACGCCTTCTACCGCGAGGGGCTGGCCGCCGCCGCTGCCCGTCTGGCGGCGTACGTCGCCAAGGCCGGTGGCGACGTGATGGACGAGCCCGCCACGGCCAAGGCGCTGAGCGGCTACCTGCTGCGCGGCCTGGACTGCGGTGCGGTGG